A region of Heptranchias perlo isolate sHepPer1 unplaced genomic scaffold, sHepPer1.hap1 HAP1_SCAFFOLD_118, whole genome shotgun sequence DNA encodes the following proteins:
- the LOC137308057 gene encoding immunoglobulin lambda-1 light chain-like has translation MEAVQRSLILLLCLTGAAPNPVLRQPPSASVAAGGAGTLSCRVQNLNVRDYGGFWYRERSERRLEWVLTHWASGSIDRSSGITERYQPSWDSVNNTYLLTVNSVAKADMGTYYCAMYYNNQVHFGNGIHLLIPSRQLSAPTVHLYPPSKEELARARAADAAVTLSCLASGFYPGYVRARWTLDGEETEGAGPGKAALEDNGSYSWGSYLTLPASRWGSHSLYSCQVWHESSQEPIVHTVDRETCELQ, from the exons ATGGAGGCGGTGCAGAGAAGCTTGATTTTGCTGCTGTGTCTCACAG GTGCCGCGCCGAACCCCGTCCTCAGACAGCCGCCGTCGGCCTCCGTGGCCGCGGGAGGGGCCGGGACCCTGAGCTGCCGGGTGCAGAACCTGAACGTCCGAGACTACGGCGGCTTCTGGTACCGGGAGCGGAGCGAGCGGAGGCTGGAGTGGGTGCTCACCCACTGGGCGAGTGGGAGCATCGATCGGAGCTCGGGCATCACCGAGCGGTACCAGCCTTCCTGGGATAGTGTGAACAACACCTACCTCCTGACGGTGAACAGCGTGGCCAAGGCGGACATGGGGACTTACTACTGCGCCATGTATTACAACAACCAAGTCCACTTTGGGAACGGCATCCACCTACTTATACCCA GCCGCCAGCTCTCGGCGCCCACCGTCCACCTCTACCCGCCGTCGAAAGAGGAGCTGGCCCGCGCCCGTGCCGCAGACGCCGCCGTCACCCTGAGTTGCCTGGCCAGCGGCTTCTACCCGGGCTACGTGCGCGCCCGCTGGACGCTGGACGGCGAGGAGACGGAGGGCGCCGGCCCGGGGAAAGCCGCGCTGGAGGACAACGGCAGCTACAGCTGGGGGAGCTACCTGACCCTGCCGGCCAGCCGCTGGGGCTCCCACTCCCTCTACTC